CCATAGCGACCCCGTGGTGCCCTTCAGTGTATTTAGGTTATTCGCTGAAACTGGAGTTTCACAAACAAAGGATTGAATATGAAATATTTTCTCTGCGTAGTGGGCATGGTTTTTATCATTGAAGGTTTGCCTTACTTTCTCTTCCCGGAAAAATTGAAAATCTATTTGCTTAAAATAACAACTATCGATGACTCCGCTTTACGATTTTTAGGAATATCCGCAATGATTTTCGGGCTGATTCTGCTGTATTTCGGACGAAACCGAGAGTAATTATATTGACATCCACATCGTAATCTGATTATTTGCCAAAACTTTTTCATTTTGCACAAAGAGATATATGGAATTAAAAGATTTTTCATATTTTTTACCCGATGAACTCATCGCTCAGCACCCCTGCCAAAAGCGGGACCAATCACACTTGCTTGTTCTGGACAAGAAGAAAGAAAAAATGGCGGATTTCTCTTTTTTTCAACTACCTGATTTCTTACAAAGCGGTGATGTTCTCGTCATTAACGATTCTCGTGTTATTCCCGCAAGACTTTTTGGTAAAAAGCCGACCGGAGGCATTCTGGAAATATTGCTTTTAACCAGGAAAGCAAATGAAAAAGATTCTCAAACATGGGAAGTGCTGCTAAGATCTGCCAAGAAACTGCAGGAGAATGATGTTATAGACCTCGGCAATAAATGCGAGGCAAAGGTTTTAGCCCGCATATCTGATAAAAAATGGTTGCTGGAATTTTTTTCACTATATGGTTTTGAAGCTTATTTGAATACTTACGGCCGCGTCCCCCTGCCCCCTTACATTAAGCGTAAAAAAAATGCTGAATCGAATATTACCGACCGCGAACGTTACCAGACTATTTACGCGAAAAATCCGGGCTCAGTTGCTGCCCCAACCGCAGGACTGCATTTTTCTGCTGATGTTTTGCAAACATTGCAAAAGAAAGGTATTCAAATAGCTCCGATAACTCTACACGTTGGATATGGAACTTTTATGCCTATCGAAGTAAATGAAGTGGAAAAACATGTTATGGAATCAGAGTATTATGAGATAAATGCGGAGTCCAGCCAAATAATTAACAATTCAAAGCGGGTAATTGCGGTGGGAACGACCGCTACCCGCACATTAGAGAGTGTTGCCGATGATGATGGATATATCCCCGCAAAGTCCGGCACTACCAATTGTTTTATTTATCCCGGTTATAAATTTAAAAGAGTTAAGGGACTTTTAACCAATTTTCATTTGCCGCAATCATCATTATTTTTACTTGTCTGCGCTTTCGCCGGGACAGACTTAATTAAGAAAGCTTATCAACACGCCGTAGAAAGCCGTTATCTTTTTTATAGTTACGGCGACTGCATGCTTATTATTTAGGACAAATGAAAGATGCCTTTTCAATTTGATTTGATCAAACAAGATTCTGCCACTTCCGCCCGTTTAGGAAAGATGACCACCCCTCACGGTATAGTGAATACACCCACGTTTATGCCAGTGGGCACTCAGGGAACAGTTAAATCAATGCTGCCCGAAGAAATCAAAAATTGCGGCGCTGAAATTATTTTAGGCAATACTTATCATTTATACTTGCGTCCAGGCCATGAAACTATCAAAAAACTGGGCGGTCTGCATCGGTTCATGAATTGGCCGGACCCGATTCTGACCGACAGCGGCGGTTTTCAGGTATATAGTTTAGGTGCTCTACGTAAAATTACGCCCGAAGGCGTCATATTTCGTTCTCATATTGACGGCTCCAAACATTTCTTAAGTCCTCAGAAAGCTATTGAAATCCAGGAAGCGCTCGGTTCGGATATTATGATGTGCCTTGACGAGTGTACACCCTACCCTGCTACATTCTCTCAAACCGAAGAATCTCTGAAACTGACTGTAAAATGGGCCGATTTGTGTAAAACGGCGCAAACAAACAATGAGCAGGCGCTTTTTGGCATTATTCAAGGGGGAACTTATCTGGATTTACGTAAACAAGCAGTGGAACAATTGATACCTCTTGATTTTGATGGTTACGCTTTAGGCGGAGTCAGCGTAGGCGAACCTAAAGAAATAAAGTATAAAATCACTGATTCAATCACTCCTTTATTGCCCGCTAATAAACCGCGTTACCTTATGGGTGTAGGAACTCCGGAAGATATAGTTTTTGCGGTATCATGCGGAATAGATATGTTTGACTGTGTTATTCCCACCAGATGTGCTCGTCATGGATTATTGTTTACAAATGAGAAAAATGTTGTTATAAAAAACGCCCGTTGGCGGGAAGATAATAATCCTATTGAACAAACGTGCGATTGTTATACTTGCCGGAATTATTCCCGGGCATATTTACGTCATCTTTATGTCGCCGGTGAAATATTGGCGATGGTACTGAATACCATTCACAATGTCCGTTATTATATGCGATTAATGGAGCAAATCAGAACGGCATTAAAAGAAGGTCGTTTTTTAGAATTTAAGAATGATTTTTTATTAAAGAAAACAAATTTATAAGAAATCCTGATAAAGATTAAATTTAATACCATTTCTAAATCAAAAATGATATTGAAGCGGCAAGAAAGAAGAGGCAAGACAAATTATACAAATATTCCTGAAGTTAATATTCCCGCAAAGATGGGACAGGTCCTGCCAAAAATATTTTTTTTAGCATTACAATAAGGAGGAAGTTAAATTGATGACTTTAGCATACGCAATGGGCGGTGCTCCGGGTGGAACGGCAACCGGTGGCGGCGATTGGGGTTTTCTCATAACCATGGCAGTAATTTTCGTGATTTTTTATTTTTTACTGATTCGCCCTCAACAAAAAAAACAAAAAGAACTCAAGGCCATGTTAGATAATCTTGCCTATGGTGACGCAGTAATGACAACCGGAGGTATTCACGGCAAAATAACAGGTTTAGCCGATTCAGTTATAACCTTAGAAATTGCCGACAAGGTTAGAATAAAAGTCGCACGAAGCGCTATTGGAGCTATTATTCAGAAATCCGGTGCAGCGACTCCGACACCTCCAACAAAGTCATAATATAGAAAGGGGCATTGCATGTTCAAATCTTTAAAGCTCAGAGTAGCGATAACTTTAATTGTTTGTCTTGGCGCTTTATATTTCCTAATACCTACATTTTTCCCAAATATTCCATCGTCCTGGAATAAATATCTGGCCAAAGAAAAAATTCATTTAGGTCTGGATTTACAGGGCGGTATGCACCTTGTTCTGGAAATTGACACGGATAAAGCTCTGGAGGCGATGATGGAGCGAACTTCCAATGAGTTAAAAGAATCATTGATGGACAGCAAGGTTCGTTTCCGCAATTTGGAAAAAGCCAAAGGCGCTACAATTTCCATGGAATTAACAGATTCTGATGGTAAAACCGTTTTGGAAAAAGTGTTACTCGACAAATATCCTGATCTGGAAATCGATACAACCAGTCATCACGATAAAGGACAACTTGTTACTTTAAAAATAAACGATAAAAGAGCCGCTGACCTGAAAAAGCTAACCGTTGAACACTCTTTGGAAACAATCAGAAACAGAGTCGATCAATTCGGAATAGCGGAGCCGGAGATTATACCGGAAGGCGATAATCGTATTCTTATTCAACTCCCTGGTATTAAAGACCCGGAGAGGGCCAAAAATCTCATCGGTAAAACAGCTCTTTTGGAATTTAAAATTGTTGACGACGAAAATTCACTGGAAGAAGCTCTCCGGGGCAATCTCCCGGAAGGAGATATTGTTGCTTACGGATTGCGTGCTGATAAATCAACAGGAGAGAGAGGCTCATCTCCGTATTTGCTAAAAGACAAATCATTGTTGACCGGTGCTTCACTGGAAACCGCCAAGGTTCAGATTGCTGACCGTTTCGGTGATGTTACTGTTAGTTTGACATTCAACTCTCAGGGATCGGTTGATTTTGAAAGAATAACGGGAGAAAATGTTCGCAAAAGATTGGCAATTGTTTTGGACGGCGTCGTTCACTCCGCTCCCGTCATTCAGGAACGTATCTCGGGTGGTCAAGCTCAGATTACCGGCAACTTCACTATGGAGGAAGCACGCGACTTGGCTATTGTTTTACGCGCCGGAGCTCTGCCCGCACCTGTTAATATTCTGGAAGAAAGAACCGTCGGTCCATCACTGGGCAGTGACTCCATTAGGCAGGGCATTCTTGCAACCATTATCGGTTCGCTTTTGGTTATTTTATTCATGATTGTTTATTACCGCCTTTCCGGCGCTGTTGCCGATATTGCGCTCATCGTTAATATATTGTTGATTATGGCGGTACTCGCAGCCTTCCGGGCAACCCTGACTCTGCCGGGGATTGCCGGTATGCTTCTCACGGTCGGCGTTGCCGTGGACGCGAATATTCTGATATTTGAAAGAATACGGGAGGAATTACGGACGGGGAAAACCGTTCGCCTGGCTCTTGATACAGGCTATGACAGGGCATTCATTACTATCATTGACACGCATATCACAGGTATTGTCGCTGCCGTTGTTCTGATCTTTTTCGGGACAGGCCCGATCAAAGGATTCGCGGTAACAACAATCATTGGCCTTCTGGCCAGTCTTTTTACCTCCATTTTTATCACGCGGGTAATCTTCGATTATGTTATGGGGAACTACAATATTAAAAAATTGAGCATTTAAAATTAAAGCGCAGGCAGGAGATATAAAATGAGCATGGAGTTGATAAAACCAGGTGTTAACATAGATTTTGTCGGAAAAATGAATTACGCGATTGCTTTTTCAGCCATCCTGATTCTCATCGGCATCGGATCGATTATCTATCATGGAGGGTTTAATCTGGGTATTGATTTCGCCGGCGGATCAATCATTCAGGTAAAATTTTCAAAAAATATTTCCGCCGATCAAATTCGTACTGCTTTAAAGTCAACAAAGCTGGAAAACAGCACTATTCAACAGTTCGGCGCCAATGAATTTTTGATCCGCACATCGGAATCTTTCTCAGATCAAAAGATACTGGCCGCCAATGTGGAACAACCGCTCTCTGCGGCTTTCAACAAGGATTACGAAATCCGGCGCGTGGAAGTTGTCGGTTCTAAAGTCAGTGCTGATTTTACCAGAAAAGCTATTATTGCTGTTATTTTTTCCTGGCTGGCTATCTTGATTTATGTAACCTGGCGCTTCGAGTTCCGCTACGCCGCAGGAGGAATTCTTGCTCTGGTTCACGATACGTTGATTGTAACCGGAGCTGTCGCCGTTATGAACATGGAATTCACCATAAACATTCTCGCGGTACTCATATTTGTTATCGGTTTTTCTATTAATGACACCATTGTTACGTTGGATCGAATTCGGGAAATTGTAAAACGGAACCCCAAACAGAAGTTAGGCGATATCATCAATTTGGCAATTAATGAAACCCTCAGCAGAACCATCTTGACGTCTCTGACTGTTTTCTTTACTGTTTTAGCCCTGTACATTTTTGGCGGAGCGGTTATCCGCGATTTTGCTTTTGCCATGCTGATCGGCACCGTTATTGGAACCTATTCCACTATTTATATTGCCTGCACCAGTGTGCTGCTTTTTGAAAATCTGCAGCTTTCAAAAATGAAGAGGAAAAATTAAGTTGTCTTTTTTCGCAGCAGCAGGATTTACGGTTTTTATTTTAATATTATTCGCGGGTATTTTCCTGAATTTGTTTGGATTACCCGGAACTGTAGTTGTTTTTTTTGATGTTTTGTTTTATGCAATTTTTACCGGCTTTGATCACATTGGGTTAAAAATTATCCTGTTTCTGCTCATTTTCACTATAATTGCCGAAACAATCGACTTATTTTTTGTTATAGGCGGGGCATTTCAACCGGTTGCTTCAAAAAAATCTTTTGGAGCGGCGGCATTAGGAGCTTTGGGGGGAATATTTTTGCTTACGCCATTTTGTGGAGGACCAGGAATATGGATAGGATTTTTTTTAGGAGGCCTTGCCGGAACATTGATAATAGAATTTATCCATCAATCAAAATTAAAGGCTCCTTTCCGAATGCCTGGTCGCGTTATTTTTACTATGATAGGAGGAAAGATATTTAAAGGAATAATTGCCCTTTCTATGATCGCCTTTTCTCTATCCAATATTTACTCTTAGGGGTTTCTAGTTAATATGGCTGAAAATAATAAAACAAAAGAAAAAAGAAAATCGAAAGTTAAAGAATACGTTGAATCAATCATCATAGCGATTTTGATCGCTCTTTTTATCCGCACATTTATAATCTGTGCATACAAGATACCTTCCCGCTCCATGGTACCGACTCTGTTGGTTGGAGATCATATTTTAGTCAGTAAATTTATTTATGGCATTAAAATTCCTCTTTTAAGAAAAACTATTGTCCCTATTAGCAACCCGCAAAGAGGTGATATTGTAGTTTTCATTTACCCCAACGACCGGTCGAAAGATTTCATCAAGAGGGTGATCGGCATGGCCGGTGACAAAATTGAAATAAAAAATAAAAAAATATTCATCAATGATAAAGAATATAAAGATTCTTATGGTATATACAGCGATAGCGTAATTTATCCGGCTTCTATCCAGAACCGCGATAATTTCGGACCGGTTACAGTTCCTGAAAAATCTATTTTTGTCATGGGTGATAACCGCGACGAAAGTCTGGACAGCCGTTTCTGGGGATTTGTCAATTTAAAAGATGTTGAAGGAAAAGCTTTTATAATATACTGGTCGTGGAACCGCGAAGATCATAATCTCCGTTGGCAAAGGCTGGGCAATTTGTTACATTAATACCAATTCTAAAGGAAATTTTCGCCCTGTTGGCGAAAATTCTCGGTAATGTAAGATTCTATTTATTACGCACGCCTTGCGGAAATGCGCTCCCGATCAAGGCGCTATTTTTGTTGGTCCCGATTCATCGGGATTGTCAGCTTCCTCAACGTATATAAAATACGCCTCGTCGTCTTTGCCCATCCGCCTTAATATCATCTCTGATTTAGAAATGGTAATCAGTAGATATTTAGTCAAAGAATGCCGATATTACCATAGCCACGGAAAGACAATTCAGAATAACAACTGTTGCCCAGGAAACAATATTCATCAACCGGCCATTTACATAATTACCCATAATTCGTTTATCATTGATCAAAAGAAGCATAAAAATCAGAATAAAGGGAAGCAGCATTCCGTTAATAACCTGCGAATAATACATGATGCCGATCAAAGGCACATTGGGCAGAAGAATAAACCCTGCACCCAGAAAAATCATTAACGAATACATGCCGTAAAACTGCGGCGCTTCGGCGAATTTGCTGTTTAAGCTTGATTCCCATCCAAACGCCTCACAAATTGTATAAGCTGTGGAAAGCGGCAGAATGGAAGCGGCAAAAAGAGAGGCATTAAGCAAACCGAAGGCGAATAAAGAAGCAGCGTATGACCCTGCCAGAGGAACCAGCGCCAAAGCCGCATCCTTGGCTGTTTCAATTTTAAACCCGTGTTGAAACAACGTAACAGCACAAAGCATTATAATAAAAAACGCCACCACATTAACGGTTATCGAACCGAAGATAACATCCATTCGCGAATATTTATAACTCTCTGCTTTTAAACCCTTGTCTACGATGGATGATTGAAGGTAAAACTGCATCCATGGTGCGATCGTTGTTCCAACGATACCTATGGCCATAGTAAGCATTCCGGTATCGAAGTTCATGGTTGGTGTAAAGGCAGCTTTACTGATTGCCGACCAGTCGGGATGCACAATAAATCCGGAAATAATATAGGAAAGATAAAAAACACAGGCGATTAGAAAAACCTTTTCCACTGATTTATAATTTCCTTTTACCACCATCCACCACACAAGAATAGCGCCAACCGGAACCGAGATATGTTTACTAACACCGAATATTTCCATACTGGCGGCAATTCCGGCAAACTCGGATAATGTATTTCCTAAATTAGCCAGGAAAAGAACAATCATCAAATAGAAAGTGATTTTTGCCCCGAAACGTTCGCGAATTAAATCCGAAAGACCCTTGCCGGAAACAACGCCCATGCGGGCGCACATTTCCTGAATAATTATTAAGGCAACGGTTACGGGGATAAGTATCCAAATTAATTTCAAGCCATAATGAGCACCGGCCAAAGAATAAGTGGTAATACCGCCGGCATCGTTGTCCACATTGGACGTGATTATTCCCGGGCCAATCAATGCAAAAAAAAGACCGATTTTCCAGAAGCCTTTTTGTAATATTTTTTCCCAAAGCTGTTTTATTTTATTCATAGTTCTTCTTGCAAATTCAGCTTAAGTTGTTATTTTTCCAACTGAGGAGCGACAACTTCCAAAAGATTCTTAAATATAATGGTCCCATGCATCCGGTCATTTTCATCAACAACAGGAATAGCTGTTACTCCGTATTTAGCAAAATGTTCGGCAATCGTATCATCATTATCATCAAGTTTTACCGAAATGACACGCTCATCCATCAGCTCTTCGAGTTTTTTGTCCTGATCGGCCAGAATTAAATCACGTAAAGTTACTACCCCCAAAAGATGTTCTTCGTCGTCAGTAACGTACACATAATAAACCATTTCAATATCCGCCGCTTCCTGGCGAAATCTTTCCAGTGTTTCTTGTACAGTCATTGATGGACGGAAACTTAAGTAAGACGTTGTCATCATACCACCGGCTTCTCTTTCCGGATGGGTTAAGAGCTCCTTGACATCATCGGCAATATCCTTTTCCATTTCGTTTAAAATTCCCTCGGCCTTG
The sequence above is a segment of the Deltaproteobacteria bacterium HGW-Deltaproteobacteria-2 genome. Coding sequences within it:
- a CDS encoding DUF2065 domain-containing protein, which codes for MKYFLCVVGMVFIIEGLPYFLFPEKLKIYLLKITTIDDSALRFLGISAMIFGLILLYFGRNRE
- a CDS encoding tRNA preQ1(34) S-adenosylmethionine ribosyltransferase-isomerase QueA translates to MELKDFSYFLPDELIAQHPCQKRDQSHLLVLDKKKEKMADFSFFQLPDFLQSGDVLVINDSRVIPARLFGKKPTGGILEILLLTRKANEKDSQTWEVLLRSAKKLQENDVIDLGNKCEAKVLARISDKKWLLEFFSLYGFEAYLNTYGRVPLPPYIKRKKNAESNITDRERYQTIYAKNPGSVAAPTAGLHFSADVLQTLQKKGIQIAPITLHVGYGTFMPIEVNEVEKHVMESEYYEINAESSQIINNSKRVIAVGTTATRTLESVADDDGYIPAKSGTTNCFIYPGYKFKRVKGLLTNFHLPQSSLFLLVCAFAGTDLIKKAYQHAVESRYLFYSYGDCMLII
- a CDS encoding tRNA guanosine(34) transglycosylase Tgt, with the protein product MPFQFDLIKQDSATSARLGKMTTPHGIVNTPTFMPVGTQGTVKSMLPEEIKNCGAEIILGNTYHLYLRPGHETIKKLGGLHRFMNWPDPILTDSGGFQVYSLGALRKITPEGVIFRSHIDGSKHFLSPQKAIEIQEALGSDIMMCLDECTPYPATFSQTEESLKLTVKWADLCKTAQTNNEQALFGIIQGGTYLDLRKQAVEQLIPLDFDGYALGGVSVGEPKEIKYKITDSITPLLPANKPRYLMGVGTPEDIVFAVSCGIDMFDCVIPTRCARHGLLFTNEKNVVIKNARWREDNNPIEQTCDCYTCRNYSRAYLRHLYVAGEILAMVLNTIHNVRYYMRLMEQIRTALKEGRFLEFKNDFLLKKTNL
- the yajC gene encoding preprotein translocase subunit YajC, which codes for MTLAYAMGGAPGGTATGGGDWGFLITMAVIFVIFYFLLIRPQQKKQKELKAMLDNLAYGDAVMTTGGIHGKITGLADSVITLEIADKVRIKVARSAIGAIIQKSGAATPTPPTKS
- the secD gene encoding protein translocase subunit SecD — translated: MFKSLKLRVAITLIVCLGALYFLIPTFFPNIPSSWNKYLAKEKIHLGLDLQGGMHLVLEIDTDKALEAMMERTSNELKESLMDSKVRFRNLEKAKGATISMELTDSDGKTVLEKVLLDKYPDLEIDTTSHHDKGQLVTLKINDKRAADLKKLTVEHSLETIRNRVDQFGIAEPEIIPEGDNRILIQLPGIKDPERAKNLIGKTALLEFKIVDDENSLEEALRGNLPEGDIVAYGLRADKSTGERGSSPYLLKDKSLLTGASLETAKVQIADRFGDVTVSLTFNSQGSVDFERITGENVRKRLAIVLDGVVHSAPVIQERISGGQAQITGNFTMEEARDLAIVLRAGALPAPVNILEERTVGPSLGSDSIRQGILATIIGSLLVILFMIVYYRLSGAVADIALIVNILLIMAVLAAFRATLTLPGIAGMLLTVGVAVDANILIFERIREELRTGKTVRLALDTGYDRAFITIIDTHITGIVAAVVLIFFGTGPIKGFAVTTIIGLLASLFTSIFITRVIFDYVMGNYNIKKLSI
- the secF gene encoding protein translocase subunit SecF encodes the protein MELIKPGVNIDFVGKMNYAIAFSAILILIGIGSIIYHGGFNLGIDFAGGSIIQVKFSKNISADQIRTALKSTKLENSTIQQFGANEFLIRTSESFSDQKILAANVEQPLSAAFNKDYEIRRVEVVGSKVSADFTRKAIIAVIFSWLAILIYVTWRFEFRYAAGGILALVHDTLIVTGAVAVMNMEFTINILAVLIFVIGFSINDTIVTLDRIREIVKRNPKQKLGDIINLAINETLSRTILTSLTVFFTVLALYIFGGAVIRDFAFAMLIGTVIGTYSTIYIACTSVLLFENLQLSKMKRKN
- the lepB gene encoding signal peptidase I, which codes for MAENNKTKEKRKSKVKEYVESIIIAILIALFIRTFIICAYKIPSRSMVPTLLVGDHILVSKFIYGIKIPLLRKTIVPISNPQRGDIVVFIYPNDRSKDFIKRVIGMAGDKIEIKNKKIFINDKEYKDSYGIYSDSVIYPASIQNRDNFGPVTVPEKSIFVMGDNRDESLDSRFWGFVNLKDVEGKAFIIYWSWNREDHNLRWQRLGNLLH
- a CDS encoding Mn transporter → MNKIKQLWEKILQKGFWKIGLFFALIGPGIITSNVDNDAGGITTYSLAGAHYGLKLIWILIPVTVALIIIQEMCARMGVVSGKGLSDLIRERFGAKITFYLMIVLFLANLGNTLSEFAGIAASMEIFGVSKHISVPVGAILVWWMVVKGNYKSVEKVFLIACVFYLSYIISGFIVHPDWSAISKAAFTPTMNFDTGMLTMAIGIVGTTIAPWMQFYLQSSIVDKGLKAESYKYSRMDVIFGSITVNVVAFFIIMLCAVTLFQHGFKIETAKDAALALVPLAGSYAASLFAFGLLNASLFAASILPLSTAYTICEAFGWESSLNSKFAEAPQFYGMYSLMIFLGAGFILLPNVPLIGIMYYSQVINGMLLPFILIFMLLLINDKRIMGNYVNGRLMNIVSWATVVILNCLSVAMVISAFFD